In Thalassococcus sp. S3, the sequence GATCAATGAATGCAAAGGCGCGGGAAGTAACGGTATGGCGCTCGCTGTCGTGCGACAGAACGAGCGAGCGCGGAAGTTCTACCGGAACATGGGCGGCGTTGAAGGTGCACGCTTCGTTGATCCTGGACCGCTTTGGCAATCGGAGAATGTCCTGGTCGTATGGGACTTTCCGTAAGCCGCAGCAAAGGAAGCTGCTGTCAGCTCATTCCAGACCTCTCGAAACAAGGATTGACTGTGCGCATGGACGCTTTTGCTCTGGAAACGATCCGGTCGCACATCAATGTCCATGAAGGGGCAGAAACCTCGATCCGTAGATCAAGAGACTGACTGACGCGTACGCAGCGAAAAGCGCAGCAACAGACGCTGCCAGGCAGGGCCTCAAGGTATGAGCCTTGTTTACAAGGCGCATTCATAGACCGCGTTGGCATGTCATATTATCTATAATCAGTATTATGTAATATAAAGATGCAGAAGGCAGGATGAACTCCGTGCGGCGTCTTGACGGCCGCGACAACCGTTGATTTGCGAAATTACGTTCCGACATGCGGTATTGGCAGCATCAGAATTCCAGACTAACATTTTTCGAAATGACAGAGTCGCAGACCAATGCGACCCAATAAAGCGACTGCGCCAGCGGCGCATCTGGGAGGAGAACACCGTGATGGATCATCGCGCAACCGCCTGCGGCTTTTCAAAGGGTCCGGTCATATGAACGCGGCCATGACCCTCGACGACGCAGTACATCACGTCACCACGACCAATCCGACATTCGCCATTGAACCGGCGCTGATCAACGGCGTTGAGTTCAAGGTTTTCAAGAATGTCCCCACCAATCTGCGCCAATTGCTTCAGGCAAGCCGCGCGCAGCACGGCGATGGATCCCTAGAATATCTGGTCTATGAGGACGAGCGTTGGACCTATGACGCGTTTTGCAATGATGTCAAAGCGGTGGCCAAAAGTCTTCAGGCACTCGGTGTCGTCAAGGGCGACCGGATCGCTATCGCGATGCGGAATTATCCCGAGCTTCTTGTTGCCACGCTTGCCACAGCGTCTCTTGGCGCGGTGACGGTTCTGCTGAACGCGTGGTGGACAAGCGAAGAGCTTGACTATGCCCTAACCGACAGCACACCCAAGCTGGTCTTTGCCGACGGCCCGCGTGCCGAACGTCTCAGGGCGTGCCCGTCTCTCCAGAACAGTCAGATCATCGGTGTGAGAGACGGTGTTCAGCACTCTGAAAAAGCTTACGAAAATATCCTCCGGAACGGCGCCGACGCGGATTGGCCAGAGACCGAGATTTCACCTGACGATGACTTTGCCATTATGTATTCGTCGGGCACGACCGGGCATCCGAAAGGTGTCGTTCAAACCCATCGCGGGGCGATCAATGCGGTGTTCAGCTGGCTTTTGCAGGCGGTGATCGCGCCGTTGATGAACCCGCCAGACCCCGGCGCGCCCGAACCCCAGCGCCCGTCCGCCCTTGTTGTGACCCCTCTTTTCCACGTCACGGCTACGCACCCGCTTTTCCTGCTCAGTCTGCCGGCCGGTGCAAAGCTGGCCTTGATGCACAAATGGGATGCCGAGGCGGCGGTGCGCCTGATCCGGGACGAACACATCTCGCGCTTTCTGGGCGTTCCTACGCAATCAGCCGACCTGATGGAGGCCGCCCGCCGGATGGGCGAAACGCTGCCAACGCTTGACTATCTGGGGGCTGGCGGAGCGAAGCGGCCCGCCGCGCAGGTCGAGGAACTTGCCAAGGTGTTTCCAAATGCCGACGTCGCCACCGGCTGGGGCATGACAGAGACGAATGCCCTTGGGATCGGCATGCTTGGCGATGATTATATCAAACAGCCCGGAGCAGCCGGACGGCTCCACCCCCCCTTGCAGGAGGTGCGCTTTCTGGATGAGGATGGCCGCGACGTCACCGTTGGCGATATCGGAGAGCTGACTGTAAAAAGTCCCGCTAACATGCGGTGTTACCTCAATAAACCCGAGGCGACGGCGGAGGTTCTACAGGATGGCTGGCTGCGCACCGGTGATCTGGGTTTCATCGACGAGGAAGGCGTGATCACCATCGTGGACCGGCGTAAGAACATCATCATCCGCGGGGGCGAGAATATCGCCTGTCTCGATGTCGAAGGCGCCTTGCACCGCCATCCCGCCGTGGCCGAAGCCTGCGCGTTCTCGGTTCCTGACGACCGTTTGGGAGAGATTGTCGGCGCAGGTGTGCAGCTCCGCGCGGGCCATGAAGCCAGCGCTGACGATCTGCGCGCTTATCTGGCCGACCACATCGCCAAGTTTAAAATTCCCGAACATCTGTGGCTGCAGGCAGACCCCCTGCCCCGTGGCGCCACCGACAAGATCGACCGGCGCGCGCTGCGCGAGGCCTGCCTCGCCACGCTCGCTCCCGTAGCCTGACATACCTGAAACCGAAGGAGAGACCTGAATGGTCCATCACAACACGCCGTTCGAGATGAACAACCTGGAAATGTCGGAAAAGGCCAAACCGCTTCTGGCCGCCGTGATCAAGCATATTCAGGAGAATGTCGAACCGATCACCGAGGAATTCTATGCCCTGGGCGAGGGCCGCACCGACCGATGGTCCTACGCGCCCGGCCAGCTTGAATTGCTGGAAGGGGCCAAGCAAAAAGCGCGGGATGCGGGTCTGTGGAACTTCTTTCTTCCCAATGCCGAAACCGGTGAGGGGCTGGCCAATCTCGATTACGCCTATATCGCGGCAGAGCTGGGCAAGAACCCCCTCGCCTCCGAAACGTTGAACTGTTCGGCCCCTGATACGGGTAATATGGAGGTGCTCGAACGTGTGGGCACCGCGGAGCAGAAAGAGCAATGGCTGAAGCCCCTGCTCGCCGGTGAAATCCGCTCGGCCTTTGCCATGACGGAACCCGATGTAGCCTCGTCCGACGCCAAGAATATCTCCACCTCCGCTGTGCTGGAAAACGGCGAATGGGTGATTAATGGCGAGAAATACTATATTTCCGGCGCCGGCGATCCGCGCTGCAAGATCATGATTGTCATGGTAAAGACGTCGCCGGAGGCCGAAACCTTCCGCCAGCAAAGCCAGATCCTTGTTCCCGTCGACACGCCCGGTGTCGAGATCCTGGGGCCGATGCATGTCTTCGGCCATGACGACGCGCCCCACGGTCACATGCATATCCGCTTCACCAATGTCCGCGTGCCCGAGGAGAACATCCTCTGGGGCGAAGGGCGCGGGTTCGAGATCAGCCAGGTCCGCCTGGGCCCCGGTCGCATTCACCACTGCATGCGCTCCATCGGGCAGGCCGAGAAGGCGCTGGATCTGCTGATGGACCGCGCGATCAATCGTCAGGCCTTTGGCAAGCGGATCGTCGATCTGGGCAAGAACATGGAGACGATCTCCCGCGCGCGGATCGAGATCGAAGCGATGCGCCTCATGGTGCTCAAGGCCGCCAAGGCGATGGACGTGCTGGGCAACAAGGAAGCACGGATCTGGGTCAGCATGATCAAGGCGATGGTGCCCGAAAAGGTTTGCCAGATCATCGACCAGTCGATGCAGGTCCATGGCGCCACCGGGATTTCGCAGTGGTCGCCTCTGTCAGCGATGTATACCGGCCAGCGCACGCTGCGCTATGCCGACGGTCCCGATGAGGTGCATCATCACGTCGTAGCCCGCGCGGAAGTGGCGTCTTTTCAAAGCTCTAATGACCGTCGTGCAAGTTCCGACAACGGTCGCGGCAAGATTTTCGCGGGTCCGTAAATGAGCATGCTTTTCGATCTGACCGGGAAGGTGGCACTGCTGACAGGTGCCTCCAAGGGCATGGGGCTGGAGATGGCCAAGGGCCTCGCCCAGCATGGCGCGACCGTAGTGATCTCTGCCCGCAAGCAAGAGCAGCTTGATGCGGCGGTGGCAGAGATCAACATGGCTGCAGGCCGCGACTGCGCCCATGCTGTGGCCTGTAACATCGGCTATAAGGAGCAGCTGCAGGAGCTGGTGGACAAGACCCACGAAATGGCCGGCGCCATCGACATCGTCGTGGGCAATGCCGGGGTGAATCCATACTACGGCCCCACCTCCGACATCCCCGATGATGCCTATGACAAGACGATGCGGGCCAATGTGCAATCGAACTTGTGGCTGGCGCAGATGGTGGTGCCGGACATGGTGAAAAAGGGCACCGGCTCGATGATGTTCACCTCCTCCATCGGCGCGTTCAAACCGTCGCTGATGCTGGGCACCTATGGCATGTCCAAACTGGCGCTGATCGGCCTTGTCCGCAATCTGGCCGAGGAGTTCGGGCCGAAAGGCATCCGCTTCAACGCGATCTGCCCAGGCCTTGTCAAAACCGACTTCGCGCGGGAGCTTTGGGACAACCCCGAAGTCGAGGCCCGCATCAAGAACGATATCCCGCTGCGGCGGCTGGGCGAGCCCGAGGATTTCGCGGGTCTGGCCGTGTTCCTGGCCTCGGATGCCAGCCGCTACATGACCGGTCAGGCGCTGACGGTCTGTGGCGGCTCGAACATGTGGACGTGATGATATGGAGCTAAAAGACAAGATCATCGTCGTCACAGGTGCTGCCAGCGGTATTGGCCGCGCCATGGCGTTGCGCTTTGCTCGAGAAGGTGCCGCCAAGATCGTCTGCGCGGACCTGAATGCCGAAGGCGCGGCAGAGACTGCAAATGAAGTCAATGGTATGGCCGCCGAAGTGAATGTCGGCCGCGAATTCGAAATCGCCGGCCTGAT encodes:
- a CDS encoding class I adenylate-forming enzyme family protein; translation: MNAAMTLDDAVHHVTTTNPTFAIEPALINGVEFKVFKNVPTNLRQLLQASRAQHGDGSLEYLVYEDERWTYDAFCNDVKAVAKSLQALGVVKGDRIAIAMRNYPELLVATLATASLGAVTVLLNAWWTSEELDYALTDSTPKLVFADGPRAERLRACPSLQNSQIIGVRDGVQHSEKAYENILRNGADADWPETEISPDDDFAIMYSSGTTGHPKGVVQTHRGAINAVFSWLLQAVIAPLMNPPDPGAPEPQRPSALVVTPLFHVTATHPLFLLSLPAGAKLALMHKWDAEAAVRLIRDEHISRFLGVPTQSADLMEAARRMGETLPTLDYLGAGGAKRPAAQVEELAKVFPNADVATGWGMTETNALGIGMLGDDYIKQPGAAGRLHPPLQEVRFLDEDGRDVTVGDIGELTVKSPANMRCYLNKPEATAEVLQDGWLRTGDLGFIDEEGVITIVDRRKNIIIRGGENIACLDVEGALHRHPAVAEACAFSVPDDRLGEIVGAGVQLRAGHEASADDLRAYLADHIAKFKIPEHLWLQADPLPRGATDKIDRRALREACLATLAPVA
- a CDS encoding acyl-CoA dehydrogenase family protein, which codes for MNNLEMSEKAKPLLAAVIKHIQENVEPITEEFYALGEGRTDRWSYAPGQLELLEGAKQKARDAGLWNFFLPNAETGEGLANLDYAYIAAELGKNPLASETLNCSAPDTGNMEVLERVGTAEQKEQWLKPLLAGEIRSAFAMTEPDVASSDAKNISTSAVLENGEWVINGEKYYISGAGDPRCKIMIVMVKTSPEAETFRQQSQILVPVDTPGVEILGPMHVFGHDDAPHGHMHIRFTNVRVPEENILWGEGRGFEISQVRLGPGRIHHCMRSIGQAEKALDLLMDRAINRQAFGKRIVDLGKNMETISRARIEIEAMRLMVLKAAKAMDVLGNKEARIWVSMIKAMVPEKVCQIIDQSMQVHGATGISQWSPLSAMYTGQRTLRYADGPDEVHHHVVARAEVASFQSSNDRRASSDNGRGKIFAGP
- a CDS encoding SDR family NAD(P)-dependent oxidoreductase is translated as MSMLFDLTGKVALLTGASKGMGLEMAKGLAQHGATVVISARKQEQLDAAVAEINMAAGRDCAHAVACNIGYKEQLQELVDKTHEMAGAIDIVVGNAGVNPYYGPTSDIPDDAYDKTMRANVQSNLWLAQMVVPDMVKKGTGSMMFTSSIGAFKPSLMLGTYGMSKLALIGLVRNLAEEFGPKGIRFNAICPGLVKTDFARELWDNPEVEARIKNDIPLRRLGEPEDFAGLAVFLASDASRYMTGQALTVCGGSNMWT